One Beggiatoa leptomitoformis DNA segment encodes these proteins:
- the leuS gene encoding leucine--tRNA ligase, translating to MHAQYSPESIEADVLHHWETEQSFKAVEKPNQEKFYCLSMFPYPSGRLHMGHVRNYTIGDVIARYQRMLGKNVLQPMGWDAFGLPAENAAIQNKVAPAKWTYENIAYMKNQLKRLGFAYDWDREIATCNPNYYRWEQWFFIQLYKKGLVYKKTSPVNWDPVDHTVLANEQVIDGRGWRSGALVERREIPQWFLKITDYAQELLDGLDDLVDKWPDAVRTMQRNWIGRSEGVEIHFSVEQDTLSVYTTRPDTLLGVTYVAIAAEHPLAQQAAENNPTLKAFLHDCSQTQTAEAALETMEKLGMDTGLRATHPITGQTIPIWVANFVLMGYGTGAVMSVPAHDQRDYEFAQKYNLPILSVIQPLNGGAIPDNMAMTDKGILINSGEFTGLNSEQAFIKIAEWLEAKNLGQRRVNYRLRDWGVSRQRYWGCAIPMIECPHCGTVPVPETDLPVLLPEDVEVTGAGSPLKKDPNFYQIKCPTCGADAQRETDTFDTFMESSWYYARYASSDCKTNMLDERTNYWLPVDQYIGGIEHAILHLLYARFFQRLMRDLGLVKDAEPFSRLLTQGMVIAETFYRDEEGGKKQWINPADVDLQLDDKGRPLSAVLKTDRLPVIIGNTEKMSKSKNNGVDPQAMIEHYGADTVRLFIMFASPPEQSLEWSDAGVEGAHRFLKRLWKQVNDHVEKQPIPALALASLNETERTLRRHVHETITKVSDDIGRRYTFNTAIAACMELLNHLSRAEDSPQVRAITQEGLEAVVIMLSPIVPFITQKLWEGLGHQNLLVNIPWVKVDESALIRTEVEMVVQVNGKLRSKLTISTNADQKTVENMVLNDPTVIRFMEGKAVKKIVFVPHKLVNVVVG from the coding sequence CTTTTAAAGCTGTTGAAAAACCCAATCAAGAAAAATTTTACTGTCTCTCAATGTTCCCCTACCCCAGTGGACGGCTACACATGGGGCATGTGCGTAATTACACCATCGGCGATGTTATCGCGCGCTATCAACGCATGTTAGGCAAAAATGTTCTGCAACCAATGGGCTGGGATGCATTCGGACTACCCGCAGAAAATGCCGCCATACAAAATAAAGTTGCGCCCGCCAAATGGACATATGAAAACATCGCCTACATGAAAAACCAGTTAAAACGGCTAGGCTTTGCCTACGACTGGGATAGAGAAATAGCCACCTGCAATCCTAACTATTACCGCTGGGAACAATGGTTTTTTATTCAACTCTATAAAAAAGGTCTTGTTTACAAAAAAACATCCCCCGTCAACTGGGACCCCGTTGACCACACCGTTTTAGCCAATGAACAAGTTATTGATGGACGGGGCTGGCGGTCTGGCGCACTGGTTGAACGGCGCGAGATACCCCAATGGTTTTTAAAAATTACCGATTATGCCCAAGAACTACTCGACGGCTTAGACGATTTAGTCGACAAATGGCCCGATGCTGTGCGCACCATGCAACGCAACTGGATAGGACGCTCTGAAGGCGTAGAAATCCACTTTAGCGTCGAACAAGACACCCTTAGCGTTTACACCACCCGCCCTGATACCCTGCTCGGCGTAACCTACGTCGCCATTGCCGCAGAACACCCCCTAGCCCAACAAGCCGCAGAAAATAACCCGACTTTAAAAGCCTTTCTCCACGACTGCTCACAAACCCAAACCGCCGAAGCCGCGTTAGAAACTATGGAAAAATTGGGCATGGACACAGGCTTACGTGCCACCCATCCCATCACAGGACAAACAATACCTATTTGGGTTGCTAACTTCGTCTTAATGGGATACGGCACAGGCGCGGTCATGTCCGTTCCTGCCCATGACCAACGCGATTATGAATTTGCACAAAAATATAACCTACCCATTCTGTCAGTCATTCAACCCTTAAACGGTGGTGCAATACCTGACAACATGGCCATGACAGACAAAGGTATTTTAATCAACTCAGGCGAATTTACAGGCTTAAACTCCGAACAAGCCTTTATTAAAATTGCCGAATGGTTAGAAGCCAAAAATTTGGGACAACGGCGCGTCAACTACCGCCTGCGCGACTGGGGCGTATCTCGTCAACGCTACTGGGGATGTGCTATCCCCATGATTGAATGTCCCCACTGTGGCACAGTCCCCGTGCCAGAAACGGATTTACCCGTATTACTGCCCGAAGATGTTGAAGTCACAGGTGCAGGCTCACCCCTCAAAAAAGACCCCAACTTCTACCAAATCAAATGCCCAACCTGTGGTGCGGACGCACAACGCGAAACAGACACCTTCGACACCTTCATGGAATCCTCATGGTACTACGCCCGTTATGCCTCTTCTGACTGCAAAACCAACATGTTAGATGAACGTACTAACTACTGGCTACCTGTTGACCAATACATCGGTGGCATAGAACACGCCATTCTACACCTGCTTTACGCCCGTTTTTTTCAGCGATTAATGCGTGATTTAGGACTAGTCAAAGATGCCGAACCATTTAGCCGCTTACTCACACAAGGCATGGTTATTGCCGAAACCTTCTACCGTGATGAAGAAGGCGGGAAAAAACAATGGATTAATCCAGCCGATGTTGATTTACAACTCGACGACAAAGGTCGCCCACTCAGCGCGGTTTTAAAAACTGACAGGCTACCCGTGATTATTGGCAACACCGAAAAAATGTCCAAATCCAAAAACAACGGCGTTGACCCACAAGCAATGATAGAACACTACGGCGCGGACACAGTACGCTTATTCATCATGTTTGCCTCTCCGCCCGAACAATCTTTAGAATGGTCGGATGCAGGCGTAGAAGGAGCGCACCGCTTCTTAAAACGCCTCTGGAAACAAGTCAACGACCACGTAGAAAAACAACCCATTCCCGCCCTAGCACTCGCCAGCTTAAACGAAACTGAACGGACATTGCGCCGCCATGTACATGAAACAATCACTAAAGTTAGTGACGATATTGGACGGCGTTACACCTTTAACACCGCCATTGCTGCCTGCATGGAATTGTTAAACCACCTAAGCCGTGCCGAAGACAGCCCCCAAGTCCGTGCAATCACCCAAGAAGGATTAGAAGCCGTCGTCATCATGCTATCGCCCATAGTGCCTTTTATCACCCAAAAACTCTGGGAAGGCTTAGGACATCAAAACCTACTCGTTAATATCCCATGGGTAAAAGTGGACGAAAGCGCGTTAATCCGCACAGAAGTAGAAATGGTAGTACAAGTTAATGGTAAGCTACGGAGTAAACTCACGATTTCCACCAATGCCGACCAAAAAACCGTTGAAAATATGGTGTTAAACGACCCTACAGTGATTCGTTTTATGGAAGGAAAGGCCGTGAAAAAAATAGTATTTGTACCGCATAAATTGGTCAACGTCGTAGTAGGATAG